One genomic window of Ornithorhynchus anatinus isolate Pmale09 chromosome 12, mOrnAna1.pri.v4, whole genome shotgun sequence includes the following:
- the BBS12 gene encoding Bardet-Biedl syndrome 12 protein has product MAFGVINRRRHNGLQQLSSLAATGRTFLGPVKSSKFIVDESTLESVLTCSVVRLLESLDLTSAVGQLLNETVQAQNSTYGTGTSTLLFLAGAWSNAALECLRQDIPAPVIVAVMSEGLRSCSEEIRSLQVTVRDVRSNVESTERRPVLQTPSRVPMLLGPTVTDRSLSEKGTQAGESSPQPPATCSFDRLRKTPCRTSHLLLQSGAGDKEVCAESNFQSAGRTLLPDLSRRKPRLTHSRHFSRETHRRHPTYQPDGPLEPHSGAATSFSDCDDLGQLAAALSHGDQGSMKLAEAAVRCQRGAVAVRPGGGTRPFSFDISRIVTCCLPGAPESRSCVRSGFGTLVSTAVAAAIMRLRGRLLRVVLLDGDLTESYRHLGFNRSGNVKTVWESGRRHQDSAEPWTNRALEVLLHYSVNLVLVRGGICETLMERCLSSDQVIIGSVAQNVLQAFAEVTGGLVVSYITQVGPECVGSGVCVHLWRTESVAVEEWGGRVAALFTAEGISLVTVVLGGPVTAQMQTKEDRFWTCTHRLHWALVDQKVFLGGGAVEFLCLSHLQELEERSLRNGDQHNLGWRPNASSWQASSIALYRPVVLRSLANGWHDYLTAIMCNAASFPSEFEARTFIDHHLQKATGHRSPLSYVRSHYGQLISGAFQSGILGELGELGRVYDNVTPKLEAWRRALDLVLLVLQTDTEIISGLESAQLNSPASVEFLFL; this is encoded by the coding sequence ATGGCCTTCGGGGTGATAAACAGAAGGCGGCATAATGGACTTCAGCAGCTTTCGTCGTTAGCAGCAACAGGTAGAACTTTCCTCGGGCCAGTAAAGTCCTCAAAGTTTATTGTAGATGAAAGCACATTGGAGAGTGTCCTCACCTGCTCAGTCGTCAGGCTTCTTGAGAGTTTGGATTTAACCAGTGCCGTGGGACAGCTTCTTAACGAAACGGTCCAGGCCCAGAACAGCACATATGGAACTGGGACCAGTACCTTGTTGTTTCTGGCTGGGGCCTGGAGCAACGCGGCCCTGGAATGCCTCCGGCAAGACATTCCCGCCCCCGTGATCGTGGCAGTGATGTCGGAGGGACTCCGCTCCTGCAGTGAAGAAATAAGATCCCTTCAGGTGACTGTACGAGATGTGCGGAGCAATGTGGAATCCACAGAGAGAAGGCCAGTTCTCCAAACACCCAGCAGAGTTCCGATGCTTCTTGGACCCACGGTTACAGACCGTAGTTTGTCAGAGAAAGGGACCCAGGCAGGGGAGTCTTCCCCACAGCCACCGGCCACTTGCAGTTTTGACAGACTGCGGAAAACCCCTTGCAGGACTTCACACTTGCTCCTTCAGAGTGGTGCCGGGGATAAAGAAGTCTGTGCTGAAAGCAATTTCCAAAGTGCAGGGAGGACGTTGCTCCCAGACCTTTCCAGAAGGAAACCAAGACTAACTCACAGTAGACACTTTAGCAGGGAAACTCACCGCCGTCATCCGACTTACCAACCAGACGGACCTCTAGAGCCACACAGCGGGGCGGCAACCAGCTTTAGTGACTGTGATGATCTGGGGCAGCTTGCAGCGGCTCTTAGCCACGGAGACCAAGGCAGTATGAAATTAGCGGAAGCAGCGGTCAGATGCCAACGCGGGGCTGTGGCGGTGAGGCCCGGAGGCGGCACCAGACCGTTTTCATTTGACATTTCACGCATTGTCACCTGCTGTTTGCCCGGTGCCCCGGAGTCCCGGTCTTGTGTCCGTTCAGGATTCGGGACACTAGTGTCGACTGCTGTCGCGGCAGCGATTATGAGGCTTCGGGGTCGGCTTCTCCGGGTCGTCCTCTTGGACGGCGACCTCACCGAGAGTTACCGCCACCTGGGGTTTAATCGGTCTGGAAACGTGAAGACTGTTTGGGAAAGCGGGAGGCGGCACCAGGACAGCGCAGAGCCGTGGACCAACCGGGCGCTGGAAGTACTACTACATTACAGTGTGAACCTAGTTCTGGTACGAGGTGGTATCTGTGAAACTCTGATGGAAAGGTGTCTGTCCAGTGACCAAGTGATCATTGGCTCGGTGGCTCAGAATGTGTTGCAGGCTTTTGCGGAGGTAACGGGAGGCTTGGTGGTGTCTTATATCACACAGGTGGGTCCGGAGTGCGTGGGCAGCGGCGTCTGCGTGCACCTCTGGAGGACGGAGTCAGTGGCCGTGGAGGAATGGGGTGGCAGGGTGGCCGCCTTGTTCACGGCCGAAGGGATTTCTCTGGTAACCGTGGTGCTCGGGGGTCCCGTCACAGCCCAGATGCAAACCAAGGAAGATCGGTTCTGGACCTGCACTCACCGCCTCCACTGGGCTCTGGTCGATCAGAAGGTCTTCCTCGGAGGTGGGGCGGTTGAGTTCTTGTGCCTTAGTCACCTGCAGGAGCTTGAAGAGCGGTCTTTGAGAAACGGAGACCAACACAATTTGGGATGGCGTCCTAATGCTTCCTCCTGGCAGGCCTCATCCATAGCCCTGTATAGGCCTGTCGTGCTCAGATCACTGGCAAATGGGTGGCACGATTACCTCACAGCTATCATGTGTAACGCAGCTAGTTTCCCCTCTGAGTTTGAAGCCCGCACGTTCATCGACCACCATCTCCAAAAAGCCACGGGCCACAGGTCTCCATTATCTTACGTTCGGAGTCATTACGGCCAGCTGATTAGCGGAGCGTTTCAATCTGGGATTCTGGGTgaactgggggagctggggagggtttACGACAACGTCACCCCAAAGTTGGAAGCCTGGCGCAGAGCCCTGGACTTGGTGCTCTTGGTGCTCCAGACCGACACAGAAATTATCTCCGGGCTTGAGAGCGCACAATTAAATTCACCGGCGTCGGTGGAATTTTTGTTCTTGTAG